Proteins encoded by one window of Teretinema zuelzerae:
- a CDS encoding SPOR domain-containing protein has product MEQKKILWILFAVSGFIVLVFGFALIRFTPSKTREPAFRPAVAMTQAPLNANQNRTDVAPSATDAAQTPAGAADAQEAPAGIDPDKWVRDPEQAPGLHTNIPPASNINLTIVNGDNAAATYGTLDVRGLTRTQADVAQGNEAAGQSSLDTSVQTPQNVVSADTDKALAGQAAASDSVAAQKSVSSTASKPAPEKKIVSTQSKPAKAAPAKTKTPVAVTEYWIQTGSFASKLNAEKARESLTKRALKAEIFTKEVSGATNYRVRVGPYTAKSEADYWLGTIKDVAEFKGSYISEVKTKK; this is encoded by the coding sequence ATGGAACAGAAAAAAATACTGTGGATTCTATTCGCGGTCAGCGGATTCATCGTGCTTGTGTTTGGATTTGCCCTGATCCGTTTCACTCCATCCAAAACACGGGAACCTGCGTTCCGCCCTGCAGTGGCGATGACGCAAGCGCCTTTAAATGCGAACCAGAACCGAACCGATGTTGCTCCATCGGCGACTGATGCGGCTCAAACCCCTGCCGGCGCCGCAGACGCTCAAGAAGCGCCGGCCGGCATCGATCCCGATAAATGGGTCAGAGATCCCGAGCAAGCTCCCGGGCTTCATACGAACATTCCCCCGGCAAGCAATATAAACCTCACTATTGTAAACGGCGATAATGCGGCCGCGACATACGGAACTCTCGACGTACGAGGATTGACTCGGACCCAGGCTGACGTTGCGCAAGGCAACGAGGCAGCCGGTCAAAGTTCCCTGGATACAAGCGTTCAAACCCCGCAAAACGTCGTTTCAGCTGATACCGACAAGGCACTTGCCGGTCAAGCCGCCGCGTCGGATAGCGTAGCAGCACAAAAATCTGTTTCATCGACGGCTTCAAAGCCGGCGCCCGAGAAAAAAATAGTTTCAACTCAGAGCAAGCCGGCGAAAGCCGCCCCGGCAAAAACTAAAACGCCTGTTGCAGTAACCGAGTATTGGATACAAACCGGTTCATTCGCAAGCAAGCTGAATGCCGAAAAAGCGCGCGAGTCTTTGACCAAACGGGCATTGAAGGCAGAAATATTCACCAAGGAAGTATCCGGCGCAACAAACTACCGCGTGCGGGTTGGACCCTATACAGCAAAATCAGAAGCCGACTACTGGCTTGGAACGATAAAGGATGTAGCCGAGTTCAAGGGCAGTTACATCTCTGAAGTAAAAACAAAAAAATAA
- the coaE gene encoding dephospho-CoA kinase (Dephospho-CoA kinase (CoaE) performs the final step in coenzyme A biosynthesis.): MTARKQAVIGLTGPMCAGKNQAAEILEQRGFLVIDADQTARRAMDAVEKDVLAAFGTEAAEKDILLTTKEGKIDRRQLGKLLFANQQLLARHEAIIYPEIDRLLNEYIDSNTDKTVVINAPLLYKSNVLARCVFVIYIDAPFIIRFLRASKRDTLPPSQIIDRFRAQNNLYAQYISRNVDILKVSNSGTLRVLKRRLEKQLESRGY, from the coding sequence ATGACAGCCCGGAAACAGGCAGTCATTGGATTAACGGGCCCCATGTGCGCGGGAAAGAACCAGGCGGCGGAGATTCTGGAACAGAGAGGATTCCTGGTTATCGATGCCGACCAAACCGCCCGTCGTGCCATGGATGCAGTCGAAAAGGATGTACTAGCCGCATTCGGAACCGAAGCCGCCGAAAAAGATATCCTCCTGACTACCAAAGAAGGCAAAATCGATAGAAGACAACTCGGCAAGCTTCTTTTCGCCAACCAACAACTGCTTGCCCGTCATGAAGCGATCATATATCCGGAGATAGACAGGCTCTTGAACGAGTACATCGATTCCAATACGGATAAAACAGTTGTCATCAATGCGCCTCTTTTATATAAGTCGAACGTTCTTGCCCGTTGCGTCTTTGTCATTTACATAGACGCTCCGTTCATTATCCGTTTTCTTCGAGCTTCGAAACGGGATACGCTTCCGCCATCGCAGATAATCGATCGTTTTCGCGCGCAAAATAATCTCTATGCTCAATATATTTCCAGAAATGTCGATATTCTAAAAGTAAGTAACAGCGGAACGCTTCGAGTCCTGAAAAGAAGGCTCGAAAAACAGCTCGAAAGCAGAGGATATTGA
- the polA gene encoding DNA polymerase I — protein sequence MKKPVYILDAYGLIYRSYFAFIGKPLTNKEGRNVSAIYGFFRNLHGIFAHHSPECFIAAFDSRTPTFRHEIYPEYKATRAKTPEDLHAQIPIIEEILTALGISIIRQDGFEADDIIASVAALCKKDDRPCVVISGDKDLMQLVGNGTTILKPGKTGGWVPLDSDGVAAEWGVGPELMLDLLSMTGDASDNVPGIKGVGDKTALKLLAQYGSLDGIYAHQDEIPGALGTKIRENRDMAYFSKKLIALCEDVPFDRELDHYGCSSLDMIAVSRLLMREDLPSLAKLWGGVDADKQEAGIGNTVEAQKKTTQKSAYSGGDAVHLPPLSNDLPQIGLKKNSGTYSAVTDPHELARLIDDAIASGRAAFDTETTGLQIMEDRLVGFSFSFKAGEGYYVPILAPAPELGEKPSKTMSIAEAAPLIRKLFETAGFHLILHNAKFDLQILSRANIISSIISFIHDTMIVAWLLDPDWSSFALESLASNQLGLETIAYADVVPKGKTFADVPIQQAICYAAEDSDLTLQLWEKLYPRLENTKLLDLYKNIETPLIPILARMELEGIRLERGPLAEFSQELEGKIKEVEKSIHLTAGREFNIASPKQLQEILFVERKLTPGKKTKTGYSTDTSVLEDLAAEDILPAMILDYRGLAKLKSTYVDALPDLADSQGRLHTTFIQTGTATGRLSSRDPNLQNIPIRDDNGRRIRAAFRSENGKVLVSADYAQIELVILAHLSRDKNLGDAFKSGVDVHKRTASLIFGVDADQVTQDMRRVAKTINFGVMYGMSAFRLSNELRIPRGDAAGFINTYFATYSGVAEFMNETKEKARSLGYVETIMGRRRYIRGIDSSNKIERSGAERIAVNTPIQGSAADIVKAAMIRVDRALTAQKLSTRLLLQVHDELIMEGPEHEEPLVKDLLRKEMESVVTLEVPLKVSVESGKSWGDFH from the coding sequence ATGAAAAAGCCTGTGTATATCCTCGACGCTTACGGTCTCATTTACCGTTCCTATTTCGCATTCATCGGGAAACCGCTTACGAACAAAGAAGGCCGCAATGTTTCGGCCATCTACGGTTTTTTTAGAAACCTCCACGGAATTTTCGCTCATCACTCTCCGGAATGCTTTATTGCCGCATTCGATTCCCGTACGCCCACCTTCAGACATGAAATATACCCGGAATATAAAGCCACCCGCGCGAAGACGCCGGAAGACCTCCATGCGCAAATACCTATTATAGAAGAGATTCTTACCGCTCTTGGCATTTCCATCATACGACAGGACGGATTCGAAGCTGACGACATAATCGCTTCCGTCGCGGCCCTCTGTAAAAAGGATGACCGTCCCTGCGTCGTCATTTCTGGCGATAAAGACTTGATGCAGCTGGTCGGCAACGGCACAACGATACTAAAGCCGGGGAAAACCGGAGGCTGGGTTCCGCTGGATTCCGACGGAGTCGCCGCAGAATGGGGAGTCGGACCGGAGCTCATGCTGGATCTTCTTTCCATGACCGGGGACGCTTCGGATAATGTTCCGGGAATAAAGGGGGTCGGAGACAAGACGGCGCTCAAGCTATTAGCCCAATACGGAAGTTTGGACGGAATATACGCCCATCAGGATGAAATCCCCGGAGCGCTGGGAACGAAGATCCGCGAAAACCGGGACATGGCCTATTTTTCCAAAAAGCTTATTGCTCTTTGCGAAGATGTCCCCTTTGACCGGGAGCTGGACCACTACGGCTGCTCTTCTTTGGATATGATAGCGGTTTCACGCCTTTTGATGAGGGAAGATCTGCCGAGCCTCGCAAAACTATGGGGCGGCGTCGACGCGGACAAACAGGAAGCAGGCATCGGAAACACTGTTGAGGCGCAGAAGAAAACAACGCAGAAAAGCGCGTATTCCGGAGGCGACGCTGTCCATCTACCTCCCCTATCGAACGATCTTCCTCAAATCGGATTGAAAAAAAACTCCGGAACCTACTCCGCGGTAACCGATCCACATGAGTTGGCGCGATTAATCGACGACGCTATCGCCAGCGGGAGAGCCGCTTTCGACACTGAAACTACCGGACTCCAGATTATGGAAGACCGGCTGGTCGGATTTTCGTTTTCTTTCAAAGCGGGCGAAGGATACTACGTGCCTATTCTGGCCCCGGCACCCGAACTCGGCGAAAAACCTTCTAAAACCATGAGTATTGCGGAAGCAGCCCCGCTCATCAGAAAACTCTTCGAAACGGCGGGATTTCATCTGATTCTTCACAACGCGAAATTCGACCTGCAAATACTCTCGCGGGCGAATATAATTTCTTCTATTATATCATTCATTCACGACACGATGATCGTCGCATGGCTGTTGGATCCGGACTGGAGCTCTTTCGCCCTTGAATCACTCGCGTCGAACCAGTTGGGATTAGAAACGATAGCCTATGCAGATGTCGTACCCAAAGGGAAAACCTTTGCTGACGTTCCGATCCAGCAGGCAATTTGCTACGCGGCAGAGGATTCTGATCTTACCCTGCAATTATGGGAAAAACTATATCCCCGGCTGGAAAACACGAAACTGCTTGATCTGTACAAAAATATCGAAACGCCACTTATTCCGATACTCGCGCGGATGGAGCTTGAAGGCATACGGCTTGAACGCGGTCCGCTTGCCGAATTTTCGCAGGAACTCGAAGGAAAGATCAAAGAAGTAGAAAAATCTATCCATTTGACGGCAGGTAGGGAGTTCAACATCGCTTCTCCGAAACAGCTCCAGGAAATCCTGTTTGTTGAACGGAAGCTGACGCCGGGAAAAAAGACTAAAACCGGTTATTCCACGGATACATCGGTTCTGGAAGATCTGGCGGCCGAAGACATCCTTCCGGCGATGATTCTCGACTACCGCGGGCTCGCCAAGCTCAAGTCGACCTATGTAGACGCGCTTCCAGACCTGGCCGATTCGCAGGGCCGGCTTCATACCACATTCATACAAACCGGCACCGCTACCGGAAGGCTTTCAAGCCGGGACCCGAATCTGCAAAACATCCCGATTCGCGATGATAACGGACGGAGAATCAGGGCAGCCTTCCGCTCGGAGAACGGAAAAGTGCTGGTTTCTGCGGATTACGCGCAGATAGAACTTGTGATTCTTGCGCACCTGTCGCGGGATAAGAATCTCGGCGACGCATTCAAAAGCGGAGTAGACGTCCACAAGAGAACAGCCAGTCTGATTTTCGGAGTTGACGCAGATCAGGTGACTCAGGATATGCGGCGCGTAGCGAAAACCATCAATTTCGGCGTAATGTACGGAATGAGCGCGTTCAGGCTCTCGAATGAACTGAGGATTCCCCGGGGCGACGCCGCAGGCTTCATCAACACCTATTTCGCTACCTACTCGGGCGTGGCCGAGTTCATGAACGAAACAAAGGAAAAAGCCCGTTCTCTCGGTTATGTCGAGACGATCATGGGGCGCCGCCGCTATATCAGAGGCATCGATAGCTCCAACAAAATAGAACGCTCAGGCGCTGAAAGGATAGCGGTAAACACTCCGATACAGGGATCGGCCGCTGACATCGTTAAGGCGGCAATGATACGGGTTGATAGAGCCCTCACGGCTCAAAAACTGTCCACGCGCTTATTGCTGCAGGTTCACGACGAATTAATCATGGAAGGCCCAGAACACGAGGAACCCCTGGTCAAGGATCTCCTCAGGAAGGAAATGGAATCGGTCGTGACGCTGGAAGTTCCCTTGAAGGTGAGCGTTGAATCCGGAAAAAGCTGGGGAGATTTCCACTGA